The following are encoded together in the Brassica napus cultivar Da-Ae chromosome A9, Da-Ae, whole genome shotgun sequence genome:
- the LOC106351382 gene encoding putative nuclease HARBI1 isoform X1 yields the protein MFRRRFRMNKPLFLRIVDRLSNEVPYFQQRRNAHGRYGLTALQKCTAAIRILAYGQSGDMYDEYLRLGESTSRLCLENFTNGIINLFGNEYLRRPTPEDLQRLLDLGEARGFPGMIGSIDCMHWQWKNCPTAWKGQYTRGSGKPTIVLEAVASQDLWIWHAFFGLPGTLNDINVLDRSPVFDDILQGRAPKVKFKVNNHTYRMAYYLTDGIYPNWATFIQSIRLPQGPKAELFAERQESTRKDVERAFGVLQARFAIVKNPVLVWDKEKIGQIMKTCVILHNMIVEDERGGYTLTDTSQFESGETSRSSKVKSRTSFNVGNMLGIRNDLRDSEKHDRLKADLVENVWQKFGNEDE from the coding sequence ATGTTTAGGCggcgttttcgaatgaacaagccattgttcctcCGCATTGTCGATCGCCTAAGTAATGAAGTTCCATactttcagcaaagaagaaaTGCTCACGGCAGGTACGGACTAACTGCACTTCAAAAATGTACGGCGGCTATACGTATACTAGCATATGGTCAATCGGGAGATATgtatgacgaatatctccgacttggtgagagTACATCACGTTtatgtttggaaaattttactaacggaataataaatttgtttggaaatgagtatctaagaagacctacaccggaggatcttcaacgattaCTCGATCTTGGAGAGGCACGCGGGTTTCCAGGTATGATCGGCTcgatcgactgtatgcattggcagtggaaaaactgcccaacggcttggaaaggccagtacacacgtggttcagggaagccgacaattgtcttagaagctgtggcatcacaagatctttggatatggcacgcatttTTTGGATTACCAGGTACTctcaacgatatcaatgttcttgatcggtcaccagtttttgatgacattttacaaggtcgagcacCAAAAGTTAAGTTCAAGGTCAATAACCACACATATCGTATGGCTTACTACCTTACTGACGGAATATATCCAAACTgggcaacatttatccaatccatccgacttcctcaaggtcctaaagcagaGCTATTTGCCGAACGTCAAGAATCtacccgaaaagatgtcgaacgggcttttggagtttTGCAAGCGAGGTTTGCAATAGTTAAAAACCCGGTTCTAGTATGGGACAAGGAAAAAATAGGACAGATTATGAAAacttgtgtcatattgcacaatatgattgTAGAGGACGAACGAGGCGGATACACTCTAACTGATACATCTCAGTTCGAGTCGGGAGAGACAAGCAGAAGTTCCAAGGTGAAAAGTAGAACAAGTTTTAATGTCGGTAATATGCTAGGCATTCGCAATGATCTTCGGGATTCAGAGAAACATGatcgtttgaaagctgatttagttgaaaaCGTTTGGCAAAAATTTGGTAACGAAGATGAATAA